The Salvelinus alpinus chromosome 29, SLU_Salpinus.1, whole genome shotgun sequence region TTTCCATATGGAAATGTAGTAGTGGCAccagtggtagatgtctgtagTCCAAACAAACATATTCATATCTGTTTTCAACGCTAACCAAGATGTGTCACATGCAGTCAGTGACTTACACAGATAGGGTGACGTTAGATGCCGGTACCACCAGGACCCGGTTGGGTCGGACCAGGACTGAGCTGTCACACGTCACGACCTGAAGACCCAGGAGGATCTTCCCCGGGGTGGCACCGCCCAGACCCCAGATACAGATGAtctgagaggaggagaacagagatGGGGTCAGAGAGACAGTGGTAATCCACACATAGCATCTGTGGTAGGAAGGAGGTGATTCAGCTCTTTTCCATTGTGAATACAGGGCTTTAGGTTGTCACTTATTTTCAATGCTTAGTAACTGTATGGTTAACCAATATAACCCATATATTGGCTCACTGAAATAGACCAGCAACCTGTGCTtgtattcacaaagtgtctcagagtactgtatgagtgctgatctaggatcaggtccctctaATTCATTATGATTTAGAAGGcataactgatcctagatcatcactCTGACTACTGTACCTCACAGACACAGACCAGCACCCTGTAGACCAGAGCTACTGTACCTCATAGAAACAGACCAGCACCCTGTAGACCAGAGCTACTGTACCTCATAGAAACAGACCAGCACCCTGTAGACCAGAGCTACTGTACCTCATAGAAACAGACCAGCACCCTGTAGACCAGAGCTACTGTACCTCATAGAAACAGACCAGCACCCTGTAGACCAGAGCTACTGTACCTCATAGAAACAAACCAGCACCCTGTAGACCAGAGCTACTGTACCTCATAGAAACAGACCAGCACCCTGTAGACCAGAGCTACTGTACCTCATAGACAGACCAGCACCCTGTAGACCAGAGCTACTGTACCTCACAGACACAGACCAGCACCCTGTAGACCAGAGCTACTGTACCTCATAGAAACAGACCAGCACCCTGTAGACCAGAGCTACTGTACCTCATAGAAACAGACCAGCACCCTGTAGACCAGAGCTACTGTACCTCACAGAAACAGACCAGCACCCTGTAGACCAGAGCTACTGTACCTCATAGAAACAGACCAGCACCCTGTAGACCAGAGCTACTGTACCTCATAGAAACAGACCAGCACCCTGTAGACCAGAGCTACTGTACCTCACAGAAACAGACCAGCACCCTGTAGACCAGAGCTACTGTACCTCACAGAAACAGACCAGCACCATGTAGACCAGAGCTACTGTACCTCATAGAAACAGACCAGCACCCTGTAGACCAGAGCTACTGTACCTCACAGAAACAGACCAGCACCCTGTAGACCAGAGCTACTGTACCTCACAGAAACAGACCAGCACCATGTAGACCAGAGCTACTGTACCTCATAGAAACAGACCAGCACCCTGTAGACCAGAGGTACTGTACCTCATAGAAACAAACCAGCACCCTGTAGACCAGAGCTACTGCCATCATCTTCTGCAGGTCCTCCATGGACGTGTTCTCATCTATCTCCTCAACTATGAAGTGGGTGATGAACTTAGTGATGTCCCTGTGggggagaatagaatagagtggACTATAATAGAATCTAATAATTATGGCCTACTATGATAATGAAAATTAATGTTCATTAACATGGTATTTTCTTGTATTTTTTTCTCATTCAAGGCCAAGGAAATGATAAAAGGCGAGACTGATTGACTCACTTCATGCCACTAAGATGCATGATCCACAGAATGATGGTTGCCTTGACGCAAAATAGAATAAAGAAGTCCACCGTCTCAGCCAGGAATCTGTGGAGGGGAGAAGGGATGGTGTATTCCAGACCTGCAGGGGAGAAGACAACTTCAGGGAATGTACCCAGGTACAACAGTACAATAATCTGCCCTGCTTtaggtggctcagttggtagagcatggcgcttgcaacgccagggttgtgggttcattccccacggggggaccagaatgaatatgtatgaactttccaatttgtaagtcgctctggataagagcgtcagctaaatgacttaaaaaaaaataaaaaaataaaaaaaaataaagttcAACTAACTTCCCGAGATTGTGAGCAGGTCTACTTTAAACCCCTGATCAATACATTTCACTTTGATCAGCCAAATCAGTCAGTGTCTACGTGATTAGGTCTGGAGGGTTCAAGAACTGACGTAAAAGAAATGCGTCCTATTCAGATCAAGGCCTCAGCAGATTGTATGCATGAGTGGGTACCCATCATGGTTAGCCAGCTGCTTGCTCAAGAGGCTATTCATGTGATCCTGTGCAAGCCATTAAATATTGTCGTGAACAAACAGAGGAAAGGGGTTGTCTTTGTTTACATGATATAGATTCCCCTGTAGCTATTTGACAAAGTAGGCCTAGTACAAAACCAAAAATGAGTGTCTGCCTTTCTAGAGTTATCGTCATTTTTGTAATCATTGACTTGTTGTAATTAGTGTACCTGTTTGGGGTGCGTTTCCGTTCTGTTGTTGCACCGGCCTTGAATCATGAGGCGGTGTCCCAGCTGTCATCTGCTGCCCGGTCTGAGCACCCGTAGTCGGGGGCGCAGGGAATGGATACCCCATTCCCAGATAGTTGTACCCGTATCGTCCATCTAAAGTTGGTTGTCCTGCGGGCCACGGAGTTCCAGTCGGCGCTTGATAGTTTGCAGCTACGGGGAAATTGCATGGAGAAAAATGAAACGTAGTCAGAGTCATACAGCTTTGCCAATTTACATAGTCCCAGTAGTACTGCCACATCCATTCCTGTAACTTTGCGCAGTATTCAGTTGTAGCGTTGACGTGTGTTCGCGCTTCTTGGCTCGAACTCGGCCCATTCTCTGTAGTAGCGTCTGTGGCCATGGTTCAACGACTTCTAAATCTCACTTAAATCCTTTAAAACGTCTATCCCTAGCAGATCATCTTTGCTACAGTTATCCATGCTGGCTCAGAGTATCTAAACCCAGATGCGTAACATCGCGAGACTACCGGTAACGCTTGCTAAACAGACCTTCTTCTTTGATGAGGTTTAAGGGCGATTGGCATCCAAtacatgttgcattaccgccacctactagactggagtataactcccttatactttgcttgaaaaaagtCAAATAAGTCAACAAATACACTACAATCTAACCCTGCACCAGTGgatgctgctgaggggagggcggctcctaataatgtctggaacggagtcaatggaatggcatcaaacacatggaaaccatggaaaccacatagttgatgtgtttgatacccttccattcactccgttccagacattattaggagccgtcctcccctcagcagcctccactgccccacactcattaaaaacccaccacgctactccactatttaaacctatctagtcctacctcaggccaacaacctgaaaggacgggacaccaccactcaacacacccttTAACTTTTCTGACATTAAATCTcgtacacccaaatacctctctgtaGCTGCTACCACAACCTCTATGTTCTGCCATTTACATCCAATCCCTGTAGTAAAGTTCATAACTATTGCTATGAATGCGAAAAAGACAATCATACTCaagcatacactaccgttcaaaagtttgtggtcacatataaatgtccttgtttttgaaagaaaagctattttttgtccattaaaagaacatacaattgatcagaaatacagtgtagacattgttaatgttgtaaatgactattgtagctggaaacggctgatttttaatggaatatcggcataggagtacagaggcccattatcagcaatcatcacttctgtgttccaatggcacgttgtgttagctaatccaagtttatcattggaaaaggctaattgatcattagaaaacccttttgcaattatgttagcacagctgaaaactgttgttctgattaaagaagcaataaaactggccttctttagactagttgaatctggagcatcagcatttgtaggtttgattacaggctcaaaatggccagaaacaaaggactttcttttGATACTCGTcattctattcttgttctgagaaattaaggctattccatgcgagcaatttccaagaaactgaagatctcgtacaatgctgtgtactactcccttcacagaacagcgcaaactggctctaaccagaatagttACTAGGTTAAATCATTAGGCTATGAGTAGGCCAGTTATAATACTGAAACTTTTGTAAATTTTGtacaaaaatgtgtttacatccatgttagtaaGAATATATATTTTGC contains the following coding sequences:
- the LOC139558872 gene encoding protein FAM8A1-like: MATDATTENGPSSSQEARTHVNATTEYCAKLQEWMWQYYWDYVNWQSCMTLTTFHFSPCNFPVAANYQAPTGTPWPAGQPTLDGRYGYNYLGMGYPFPAPPTTGAQTGQQMTAGTPPHDSRPVQQQNGNAPQTGLEYTIPSPLHRFLAETVDFFILFCVKATIILWIMHLSGMKDITKFITHFIVEEIDENTSMEDLQKMMAVALVYRVLVCFYEIICIWGLGGATPGKILLGLQVVTCDSSVLVRPNRVLVVPASNVTLSVSTVRALNKNFSIAFLFPIFSSLFFFQHNRTVYDLIAGTIVVQCRGVR